Proteins encoded by one window of bacterium:
- a CDS encoding cation:proton antiporter, which translates to MKLTRLLTFQRSRLLMVMLGGLALYEVALAAGGGDSGHGGAVLNVLLELIVILLAAKLGGDLFERVSQPAVLGELIIGMLIGNAHLIGIDLFQGFGSNLTLEILAELGVIILLFEVGLESTVREMRQVGLTSLLVAVLGVIAPFFLGWGVSIIFLPEESELVHAFIGATLCATSVGITARVLKDIGKTSSRESKIILGAAVIDDVLGLVILAIVSGIITAASTGQDGISAGQVSWIIGKALIFIVGAIVVGQWLLPKYFKLAIRVRGKGVFLSFALLICFGLAYVAGKIGLAPIVGAFAAGLIYDRIEYQEFEEREKHTMEELISPIAIFLVPIFFVRMGMLVDLTTFAQVEILGFAAVLTIAAIIGKQACSLGIWDKQTNRFAVGLGMIPRGEVGLIFAGIGAKLMLDGHAVISASTYSAVVIMVIITTLVTPPLLKWSMMRRSS; encoded by the coding sequence GTGAAACTTACAAGACTACTGACCTTCCAGCGATCCCGGCTACTTATGGTGATGTTGGGCGGGCTGGCATTATATGAGGTCGCACTTGCGGCCGGCGGAGGGGATAGCGGCCATGGTGGCGCGGTGCTTAATGTCCTGCTCGAACTGATCGTCATCCTTCTGGCAGCTAAGCTTGGCGGTGATCTGTTCGAACGGGTCAGTCAACCGGCTGTGTTGGGAGAGCTGATCATCGGAATGCTGATCGGCAATGCACACCTGATCGGGATCGACCTCTTCCAGGGTTTCGGTTCCAATCTCACGCTGGAGATTCTGGCCGAATTGGGTGTGATCATCCTGTTGTTCGAGGTTGGCTTAGAATCGACTGTCCGTGAAATGCGGCAGGTCGGCCTGACCTCACTGCTCGTGGCCGTTCTGGGCGTCATCGCGCCATTCTTTCTGGGATGGGGTGTCAGCATCATCTTCCTGCCCGAAGAATCGGAACTGGTGCACGCCTTCATTGGCGCTACACTTTGTGCGACCTCAGTTGGAATAACGGCGCGTGTGCTGAAAGATATCGGCAAAACCAGTTCGCGTGAATCCAAGATCATTCTTGGAGCCGCGGTGATCGATGATGTACTGGGATTAGTGATCCTCGCGATCGTCTCGGGGATAATTACTGCGGCCTCAACGGGCCAGGACGGTATTTCTGCCGGTCAGGTGAGCTGGATCATCGGCAAAGCGCTGATCTTCATTGTCGGGGCTATTGTGGTGGGACAATGGCTCCTTCCGAAATATTTCAAGCTGGCCATTCGAGTTCGCGGCAAGGGGGTTTTCCTCTCGTTCGCGTTATTGATCTGTTTCGGCCTCGCGTATGTCGCCGGCAAGATCGGCCTGGCGCCGATTGTTGGCGCATTCGCTGCCGGTCTGATCTACGACCGTATCGAATATCAGGAGTTCGAAGAGCGCGAAAAACATACCATGGAAGAACTGATCTCTCCGATCGCCATCTTCCTGGTCCCGATCTTCTTTGTGCGGATGGGGATGCTGGTGGACCTGACCACTTTCGCCCAGGTAGAGATTCTTGGATTTGCGGCAGTCCTGACGATTGCGGCGATCATCGGCAAGCAGGCCTGCTCGCTCGGGATATGGGATAAACAGACCAACCGATTCGCGGTAGGGCTCGGAATGATCCCTCGCGGCGAGGTTGGTTTGATCTTTGCGGGAATCGGTGCAAAACTTATGCTCGATGGTCACGCGGTGATCTCGGCATCGACCTACTCGGCGGTGGTGATAATGGTGATCATAACGACACTGGTGACGCCGCCGTTGTTGAAGTGGTCGATGATGCGCCGGTCGTCATAG
- the motA gene encoding flagellar motor stator protein MotA → MFIIIGAIVVVGGVLGGFMLEGGQALALYQPLEVMIIGGAALGALLIATPLTVIKGIIGQAKGVLGAGLGKKDYLELLVMMYEIFNVARRDGLVGLENHIEHPKESEIFKRYPKFLANHHAVEFFCDTMRVIISGSVQPHDLADLMEEDIDTLHAEELRPSQALSSVADSLPGLGIVAAVLGVVLTMSAINGPPEVIGHKVAAALVGTFLGILGCYGFVGPLAASMTHRINDTKQYLGCMKHALLSFHKGVAGVIAVEFARRTLFAEVRPGFTELEKACNESKKK, encoded by the coding sequence ATGTTCATAATCATCGGCGCGATTGTCGTGGTCGGCGGCGTTCTGGGCGGCTTTATGCTGGAAGGCGGCCAGGCATTGGCTCTCTATCAGCCCCTCGAAGTGATGATCATTGGTGGCGCGGCTTTGGGCGCTCTGCTGATCGCCACGCCATTGACCGTGATCAAAGGAATCATCGGTCAGGCCAAAGGAGTCCTTGGCGCAGGGCTCGGTAAAAAGGATTATCTCGAACTGCTCGTCATGATGTACGAGATCTTCAATGTCGCGCGCCGCGATGGTCTGGTCGGCCTGGAAAACCATATCGAACACCCCAAAGAATCCGAGATCTTCAAACGTTATCCCAAATTCCTGGCAAACCACCACGCCGTGGAATTTTTCTGCGACACCATGCGCGTCATCATTTCCGGATCGGTCCAGCCGCATGATCTGGCTGACCTGATGGAAGAGGATATAGACACCCTGCATGCCGAAGAACTTCGCCCGTCCCAGGCGCTCAGTTCGGTAGCCGACTCGCTTCCGGGGCTGGGAATTGTCGCGGCGGTGCTCGGCGTCGTATTGACGATGTCCGCGATCAACGGCCCGCCCGAAGTTATCGGACACAAAGTGGCCGCCGCACTGGTCGGTACTTTCCTTGGAATTTTGGGGTGCTACGGCTTTGTCGGTCCATTGGCCGCCAGCATGACGCACCGGATCAACGATACCAAGCAGTATCTTGGCTGCATGAAACATGCGCTCCTCTCTTTCCATAAGGGAGTGGCCGGCGTTATCGCAGTGGAATTCGCCCGTCGAACGCTTTTTGCGGAAGTTCGTCCCGGATTCACCGAACTGGAAAAAGCCTGTAACGAGTCAAAGAAGAAGTAA
- a CDS encoding OmpA family protein, protein MADEVQPIIIKRKKHGGHGHHGGAWKVAFADFMTAMMCFFLVMWLVGQKDDVKEAVAGYFRDPGKFNQEGRSGVLKGTANAINAENPTMGLVNNPIKNENLPSESEKEQLTIAAKNILQELEKQEAFQRLKKNIRIQLTAEGLRIILNESEDAAAFFEPGSDKLLQKSAVVLMVIAQELGKLQNRLVLEGHTDNTFGGEAGYTNWELSADRANSARELMEVSGLHDGQIREVRGYADKFPMIVENPSDARNRRVTILVLYEAKEKTYDQVEVDGDLFSENG, encoded by the coding sequence GTGGCTGACGAAGTCCAACCGATCATTATCAAGCGAAAAAAACATGGCGGACATGGCCATCACGGCGGCGCTTGGAAAGTGGCGTTTGCTGATTTCATGACGGCCATGATGTGCTTTTTCCTCGTGATGTGGCTGGTCGGGCAGAAGGACGATGTCAAGGAAGCGGTCGCCGGCTATTTCCGCGACCCGGGGAAATTCAATCAAGAGGGACGGTCGGGCGTTCTGAAAGGGACCGCAAACGCGATCAATGCGGAAAACCCGACTATGGGGTTGGTCAATAACCCGATTAAAAACGAAAACCTCCCCTCCGAATCGGAAAAAGAGCAACTGACGATCGCGGCCAAGAATATCCTGCAGGAACTCGAAAAGCAGGAAGCCTTCCAGCGGCTGAAAAAGAATATCCGGATCCAACTCACGGCCGAAGGACTGCGCATCATCCTGAACGAGTCCGAGGATGCCGCCGCATTCTTCGAACCCGGCTCCGACAAATTGCTGCAAAAAAGCGCGGTGGTCCTGATGGTGATCGCCCAGGAACTGGGAAAACTGCAGAATCGCCTCGTCCTCGAAGGACACACCGACAATACTTTCGGTGGCGAAGCCGGCTATACTAACTGGGAGCTTTCCGCGGACCGTGCCAACTCGGCGCGCGAGCTGATGGAGGTTTCCGGGCTGCACGACGGGCAGATCCGCGAGGTGCGCGGCTATGCCGACAAATTCCCCATGATAGTCGAAAATCCTTCCGATGCCCGCAACCGTCGCGTGACGATCCTGGTGTTGTACGAAGCGAAAGAAAAGACGTATGACCAGGTGGAGGTCGATGGCGACCTGTTCAGCGAAAACGGGTAA
- the mfd gene encoding transcription-repair coupling factor codes for MKTETRTQPTHTPTRFLQLLSLWQQYAPVIELQNRLQGDHPRLSVAGLAGSAEAFLVHALAQQTDRPIVVVTRSTDEAAELHEDLLFLMDQEKLAFYPSRQILPYDFKAPVGEIMGQRISTLAGLIDHRLSVVVCPLRALMEPTIPVEILDSSRVDIEVGKLIDIDEIVERLVQLGFKRVPLVEEVGDFARRGGLIDLFTPGSEFPVRVELFDDQVETIRYFEVGNQRTVGQVDRVTILPKREIPITQETLEEELGKLPEDDADYIRHRYLNDPELPGLEWLSVLFGLKQGSILDYLPENTVVFLQNEESLKEEADAVILEAESLHARLKERLSRLPAPTEYYLAPDKVFSRLEGKTHINHLPFRGAKADVIAFNCQPHPAFNARLDLLGKAIGDYRDINIDYVITTDNEGQAARLDELIQQKASLAVRPHVEVVSIRAGFACPDAGFVILTDHEIFSRHHRRIRRKKFREGVAISDYSALMKGDYVVHTEYGIARYLGLQTLTVDKRNRDCLLLQYAGTDKLYVPIEEFNRVSKYSGKDSAPQLTALGGPGWEKLKARTKKAIADMAADLIRLYAARKTRSGHAFGEDSVWLKQLEASFPYDETPDQQKAIDDVKRDLAIENPMDRLVCGDVGYGKTEVAIRAAFKAMDGGKQVALLVPTTILAQQHFTTFSERLRDYPFKIELLSRFRSRAEQLETVKRVAAGQVDLVIGTHRLLSRDVEFSKLGLLVIDEEHRFGVKHKEKLREIAATVDTLAMTATPIPRTLQMSLMGARDMSLINTSPKDRLPIITEIAEFDPSVITTTILRELERGGQVFFVHNRVQTIEAMHEYLKKLLPKIEIAVAHGQMHERTLEGIMLAFMAKRFDLLLCTSIIESGLDIPNANTIIINRADRFGLAQLYQLRGRVGRSDRRAYSYLLTPPMRMLNRDAIKRLRALEAHSDLGSGFALAMRDLEIRGAGTILGPKQSGFIEEVGYDLYNRLLEEAVAELRGEEIQRLPETKLEIDIETYLADEYINDRRQKVDVYRRLADARNLDDVEKIREEVADRYGRMPQSALNLIEATAVKIAASLLEVEKVKIRSGRVNLFFGENRRLTRPEVEALRQGTDRPMEFSLLGAPRIDIDLSSLNETERLPHLRGMLSKVG; via the coding sequence ATGAAAACAGAGACTCGCACCCAACCGACCCACACTCCGACCCGCTTCCTCCAACTGTTGTCCCTCTGGCAACAATACGCACCGGTAATCGAGCTGCAGAATCGTCTGCAGGGGGACCATCCGCGCCTCTCTGTCGCCGGGCTGGCCGGATCGGCCGAGGCATTTCTGGTGCATGCGCTGGCGCAACAAACCGACCGCCCAATTGTCGTTGTCACTCGCTCCACGGATGAAGCGGCGGAACTGCACGAAGATCTCCTTTTCCTGATGGATCAGGAGAAGTTGGCGTTTTATCCCTCCCGGCAGATCCTCCCGTATGACTTCAAGGCGCCCGTCGGCGAGATCATGGGACAACGGATCAGTACTCTGGCCGGATTGATCGACCATCGCCTATCGGTAGTCGTCTGCCCGTTACGCGCCCTGATGGAGCCAACCATCCCGGTCGAGATCCTTGACTCAAGTCGGGTTGATATCGAGGTCGGGAAGTTGATTGATATCGACGAAATAGTGGAACGACTGGTGCAGCTTGGTTTCAAACGGGTGCCGCTGGTCGAAGAGGTGGGAGATTTCGCACGGCGTGGCGGACTGATCGATCTGTTCACCCCCGGATCGGAATTCCCGGTTCGCGTGGAGCTGTTTGATGATCAGGTGGAAACGATCCGCTATTTTGAGGTCGGCAATCAGCGGACTGTCGGGCAAGTCGATCGAGTGACGATCCTGCCGAAACGAGAGATCCCGATCACGCAGGAGACGCTGGAAGAGGAACTGGGGAAACTCCCGGAAGATGATGCCGACTATATTCGACATCGCTACCTGAATGACCCGGAACTCCCGGGACTCGAATGGCTCTCCGTGCTTTTTGGACTCAAGCAGGGATCGATCCTCGACTATCTCCCCGAGAATACGGTGGTCTTCCTCCAGAACGAAGAATCGCTCAAAGAAGAAGCGGATGCAGTGATCCTTGAAGCTGAGTCTTTGCATGCGAGACTGAAGGAGCGGTTGAGCCGCCTTCCCGCCCCGACCGAATATTACCTGGCGCCGGACAAAGTCTTTTCCCGTCTCGAGGGGAAGACCCACATCAACCACCTGCCGTTTCGCGGAGCCAAAGCGGATGTGATCGCCTTCAACTGCCAGCCGCATCCCGCGTTTAATGCCCGCCTTGATCTGCTGGGGAAAGCGATCGGGGATTACCGGGATATCAATATCGACTACGTCATCACCACCGACAATGAGGGACAGGCAGCTCGGCTGGATGAATTGATCCAGCAGAAAGCGTCGCTCGCCGTGCGGCCCCATGTTGAGGTAGTTTCGATCCGCGCAGGCTTTGCCTGCCCCGATGCCGGATTTGTCATCCTGACAGACCATGAGATCTTCAGCCGTCACCACCGGCGGATCCGTCGCAAGAAATTCCGCGAGGGAGTGGCGATCTCCGACTACTCCGCCCTGATGAAGGGGGACTATGTCGTACACACCGAATATGGGATCGCACGCTATCTCGGTCTGCAGACCCTCACTGTGGACAAGCGGAATCGGGATTGTTTGCTGTTGCAGTATGCCGGGACCGACAAGCTGTATGTACCGATAGAAGAATTCAACCGCGTCTCCAAATACTCCGGCAAAGATTCTGCTCCGCAGTTGACCGCATTGGGTGGCCCGGGATGGGAGAAGCTGAAGGCCAGGACCAAGAAGGCGATCGCCGACATGGCGGCCGATCTGATCCGCCTCTACGCCGCGCGCAAGACCCGCTCGGGTCACGCGTTTGGCGAGGATTCCGTCTGGTTGAAGCAGCTAGAAGCGTCCTTTCCGTATGATGAAACACCCGACCAACAAAAAGCGATCGATGATGTCAAACGGGATCTGGCGATTGAGAATCCAATGGATCGCCTGGTCTGCGGTGATGTCGGGTATGGAAAAACCGAAGTGGCGATTCGCGCCGCGTTTAAGGCTATGGACGGCGGTAAGCAGGTCGCCTTGCTGGTGCCGACAACCATCCTGGCACAACAGCATTTCACCACGTTTTCTGAGAGATTACGAGATTATCCGTTCAAGATAGAACTGCTTTCTCGTTTTCGGAGTCGAGCTGAACAGCTTGAGACAGTCAAGCGCGTGGCGGCCGGGCAGGTGGATCTGGTGATCGGAACTCATCGCCTCCTCTCCAGAGATGTCGAGTTCTCCAAGCTCGGGCTCCTGGTGATCGATGAGGAACATCGGTTTGGCGTAAAGCATAAAGAGAAATTGCGGGAGATCGCCGCAACTGTCGATACGTTGGCCATGACCGCCACGCCGATCCCACGGACATTGCAAATGTCGCTGATGGGGGCGCGCGACATGAGCCTGATCAACACCTCACCCAAAGACAGGTTACCGATCATTACCGAGATCGCCGAATTCGATCCTTCGGTTATCACCACGACCATTCTTCGCGAACTGGAGCGCGGCGGACAGGTCTTTTTCGTGCACAACCGGGTACAGACGATCGAAGCAATGCATGAGTATCTCAAGAAGTTGCTTCCCAAGATCGAGATCGCCGTGGCGCATGGTCAGATGCATGAGCGAACCCTTGAAGGGATCATGCTCGCCTTCATGGCCAAGCGGTTTGACCTGTTGCTGTGTACTTCGATCATCGAATCCGGACTGGATATCCCGAATGCCAATACGATCATCATCAATCGCGCCGATCGATTCGGACTGGCGCAGTTGTATCAGTTGCGCGGGCGAGTGGGGAGATCGGACCGTCGAGCCTATTCATATCTATTGACACCGCCAATGCGGATGCTCAACCGCGACGCCATCAAGCGATTGCGCGCCCTTGAAGCACACTCCGATCTTGGATCAGGTTTCGCCCTGGCGATGCGGGATCTTGAGATCAGAGGGGCGGGAACAATCCTTGGCCCGAAACAGTCCGGCTTCATCGAAGAAGTTGGCTATGATCTCTACAATCGTTTGCTCGAGGAAGCGGTCGCCGAATTGCGCGGTGAAGAGATCCAGCGTCTGCCGGAAACCAAGCTGGAGATCGATATCGAGACATATCTCGCGGACGAGTATATCAACGACCGAAGACAGAAAGTCGATGTGTACCGTCGATTGGCGGATGCCCGCAACCTGGATGATGTCGAAAAGATCCGGGAGGAAGTGGCTGATCGATATGGACGAATGCCGCAGTCCGCGCTCAATCTGATCGAGGCTACCGCAGTGAAGATAGCCGCATCGCTTTTGGAAGTTGAGAAAGTGAAGATCCGGTCTGGACGCGTGAATCTCTTTTTCGGTGAGAACCGTCGACTGACCCGACCGGAAGTGGAAGCACTCCGACAGGGGACCGACCGCCCGATGGAGTTTTCACTCCTGGGTGCTCCGCGAATCGATATCGATCTCAGTTCATTGAATGAAACGGAGCGTCTCCCGCACCTTCGCGGAATGCTCAGCAAGGTCGGATAG
- a CDS encoding glycosyltransferase family 4 protein has translation MSEPVRLLILTHNYPRFAGDFAGGFIALLARKLTEQGIAPIVLAPHDAGLPEYEVMDGVPVYRFRYAPTDAEETIAYRGAMHQLVLGSVSGIFQFKRFLDAFRTAAFKIIAEQKIQVVAGNWLIPSGIVMKSIASKTDLPMILSSHGTDIRLISKYAKLSRLYFGGLTRRLHRWTVVSSYLRDEIIEMEPSVGSLLEVLPLPHDETIFFRDAAVERDPNLVVAVTRFTDQKRVDFLIKAFALVTEKHPAAKLEIYGGGPLQDSIQGMIKQFGLETFVTITPPVSQTALRTVYNRAAISVLNSYREGFGLALSEAMMCGACAVGTRSGGIVDIIEDGKTGRLVELDNSAKLANCLVELLQDPAKRSAMAEVGHHYAQATYASGPLAARYAALVREAATRGR, from the coding sequence ATGAGCGAGCCAGTTAGACTACTGATCCTGACCCACAACTATCCCCGCTTTGCGGGTGACTTTGCCGGCGGCTTTATCGCACTTCTGGCGAGAAAACTTACCGAGCAGGGAATTGCGCCAATTGTGCTGGCGCCACATGATGCCGGTCTCCCCGAATATGAGGTGATGGATGGTGTACCGGTCTATCGCTTTCGCTATGCGCCGACAGATGCCGAAGAGACGATCGCCTATCGCGGCGCCATGCATCAACTGGTACTTGGCTCAGTCAGCGGCATTTTCCAGTTCAAGCGATTCCTCGATGCATTTCGCACAGCGGCATTTAAGATCATCGCTGAGCAGAAGATCCAGGTGGTCGCGGGCAATTGGCTGATTCCGTCCGGCATCGTCATGAAGTCTATCGCCTCCAAAACCGATCTGCCGATGATCCTTTCTTCCCACGGGACCGATATCCGTCTGATCTCCAAGTATGCCAAACTCTCCCGGCTCTATTTTGGCGGACTGACCAGGCGGTTGCATCGATGGACTGTTGTTTCATCCTATCTGCGCGATGAGATCATCGAGATGGAGCCTTCGGTCGGATCATTACTCGAGGTACTCCCTCTCCCCCATGACGAGACCATTTTCTTCCGCGATGCGGCAGTCGAGCGTGACCCCAACCTGGTAGTGGCGGTAACCCGCTTCACCGATCAGAAGCGCGTTGATTTCCTGATCAAAGCGTTCGCGCTGGTAACGGAGAAGCATCCGGCTGCCAAGCTGGAGATCTACGGTGGTGGTCCGCTTCAGGACTCTATACAAGGGATGATCAAGCAGTTTGGATTGGAGACGTTTGTCACGATCACTCCCCCTGTTTCGCAGACGGCGTTGCGGACCGTTTACAATCGCGCGGCGATATCCGTGCTGAATTCGTATCGCGAGGGATTCGGCCTGGCGCTTTCGGAAGCAATGATGTGCGGCGCGTGCGCAGTGGGGACGCGATCGGGCGGAATAGTTGACATTATCGAGGACGGCAAAACCGGTCGGTTGGTAGAACTGGATAACAGCGCCAAACTCGCCAATTGCCTAGTCGAACTGCTGCAGGATCCGGCGAAGCGGTCCGCGATGGCTGAGGTCGGGCATCACTATGCTCAGGCGACCTATGCATCCGGTCCATTGGCGGCCAGATACGCCGCGCTCGTGCGCGAGGCCGCCACCCGAGGTCGCTGA
- a CDS encoding squalene/phytoene synthase family protein → MKQVSRQLDFATHLDFSAILTNPILDIAARVWEADRYEAFRTCYRSMRRIDDLVDHRRALQTPITPEEIIEIEAGISQWVAEATAGRSTDQFTTAFLATLADFRMPLWPWERLCRAMIYDLTNNGFSTFHQFLRYCEGAAISPAAVFMHLCGVRGAQGERQVPPYDIRLAARPLAIFSYLVHLMRDFEKDQREGLNYFSDDILRRNDLTREQIRELAINQSVTKQLRGLMSDYHWIAGEYQVLARRMVDKTLPLLAPRYQLSLELIYSLYSQIFEQIDPVGGRFTTAATNPSPEAIESRIQLTINNFREVS, encoded by the coding sequence ATGAAGCAGGTTTCCCGACAACTCGATTTTGCCACCCATCTTGATTTCAGCGCTATCCTGACCAATCCGATCCTGGATATCGCGGCGCGAGTCTGGGAAGCTGACCGCTATGAGGCGTTTCGGACCTGTTATCGTTCGATGCGGCGGATCGATGATCTGGTGGATCATCGACGCGCCCTGCAAACACCGATCACGCCAGAAGAGATCATCGAGATCGAGGCAGGGATCAGCCAATGGGTCGCCGAGGCAACGGCCGGGCGCTCGACCGATCAATTCACCACCGCATTTCTGGCGACACTGGCCGATTTCCGCATGCCGCTCTGGCCGTGGGAACGACTCTGTCGCGCCATGATCTACGACCTGACTAATAATGGATTTAGTACGTTTCATCAGTTCCTTCGGTATTGCGAGGGAGCGGCGATTTCACCGGCCGCCGTCTTCATGCATCTCTGCGGCGTACGTGGCGCGCAGGGAGAGCGGCAGGTTCCGCCATATGATATCCGACTGGCGGCCCGCCCACTGGCGATCTTTTCATATCTGGTACATCTGATGCGCGATTTCGAAAAGGACCAGCGGGAAGGACTGAATTACTTCTCTGATGACATCCTGCGTCGTAACGATCTGACGCGCGAGCAGATTCGAGAACTGGCGATCAATCAGTCGGTAACGAAGCAACTTCGCGGGCTGATGTCGGATTATCATTGGATCGCCGGCGAGTACCAGGTCCTGGCGCGTCGAATGGTTGACAAAACTTTGCCCTTGCTTGCGCCGAGATATCAGTTGAGTCTTGAGTTGATCTACTCATTATATAGCCAGATATTCGAGCAGATCGACCCGGTCGGTGGCCGGTTCACCACTGCGGCGACGAACCCATCGCCGGAAGCAATTGAGTCCCGTATCCAGTTGACTATCAATAACTTTCGCGAAGTATCCTGA
- a CDS encoding DUF4140 domain-containing protein: MKKLFCTGMFLLGAIAAQASDMAVTVYNNNLGVISETRSLDIKQGRNRLSFTDVPALIDAASVRVELPGGNNKLTILEQNYAYDLVSPEQMYQKYIDEQIEIVDEDGKLYSGKLLAYSGGAITLMDASGKVKIVTSAKVTEVSFPALPEGLITRPTLNWLYNSSTSGKVDLRVGYQTSGLSWNAEYVGVLDEKETSLGLSGWSSINNFSGKSYKDASLKLIAGDISRANQPPQPIYKGRMELSATADAAGFEEKQFFEYHMYTLPRKATVLDKEIKQLSLFDPAKASVRKVYVYKPEENQKQVAVAVKFKNSEQTGLGMPLPAGRVRLFKADTDGALVLLGEDLIDHTPKDEEVNLRVGYAFDIAAEERMMTQTRISDRVEERDFEIEFRNHKKETVTISVEKNLYGSVEVKQADFQYKLKDANTLTFDITVPPDQTVISKYKVRISW; encoded by the coding sequence ATGAAAAAACTATTTTGCACCGGGATGTTCCTGCTGGGGGCAATAGCCGCCCAGGCATCCGACATGGCAGTCACCGTCTACAACAATAATCTGGGTGTCATCAGTGAAACACGCTCATTGGATATCAAGCAGGGGAGAAATCGTCTCTCTTTCACCGATGTTCCGGCGCTGATCGATGCGGCTTCGGTGCGGGTGGAATTACCCGGCGGCAACAACAAGCTGACTATCCTGGAGCAGAATTACGCTTACGATCTGGTCAGCCCGGAGCAGATGTACCAGAAGTATATCGATGAACAGATCGAGATCGTTGACGAAGATGGAAAACTCTATAGCGGAAAACTTCTCGCTTACAGTGGTGGGGCGATCACGTTGATGGATGCATCCGGTAAGGTGAAGATCGTTACCTCCGCGAAAGTGACCGAAGTCAGTTTCCCGGCATTACCCGAGGGACTGATCACTCGCCCGACTCTCAATTGGCTCTATAATTCCTCCACCAGCGGCAAAGTGGATCTCCGCGTTGGTTACCAGACCAGTGGACTGAGCTGGAATGCGGAGTATGTCGGCGTGCTGGACGAAAAAGAAACCTCTCTTGGCCTCTCCGGCTGGTCCTCCATCAACAACTTCTCCGGCAAGAGCTACAAGGATGCTTCTCTGAAACTGATCGCGGGTGATATCTCGCGCGCCAATCAGCCACCGCAGCCGATATACAAAGGGCGAATGGAGCTCTCTGCAACCGCCGACGCCGCCGGTTTTGAAGAGAAGCAGTTCTTCGAATATCATATGTACACACTCCCACGCAAAGCGACCGTGCTGGATAAAGAGATCAAACAGCTATCGCTGTTTGATCCGGCGAAAGCCTCGGTTCGCAAAGTGTATGTCTACAAACCGGAAGAGAACCAGAAACAGGTTGCGGTTGCGGTGAAATTCAAAAACTCGGAGCAGACCGGACTGGGAATGCCGCTTCCGGCCGGACGAGTACGCCTCTTTAAGGCAGACACGGATGGCGCACTGGTACTTCTGGGTGAAGACCTGATCGACCATACGCCGAAGGATGAAGAGGTCAACCTGCGAGTCGGCTATGCGTTTGATATCGCCGCCGAAGAACGGATGATGACCCAAACGCGCATCTCCGACCGAGTCGAAGAGCGGGATTTTGAGATCGAATTCCGCAATCATAAGAAAGAGACAGTCACGATCTCTGTAGAGAAGAATCTGTATGGGTCAGTCGAAGTGAAACAGGCGGATTTCCAGTATAAACTGAAGGATGCCAACACGCTGACGTTTGATATCACGGTACCGCCGGATCAGACGGTGATCTCGAAGTACAAGGTCCGGATCTCATGGTAG